In Candidatus Cloacimonadota bacterium, one DNA window encodes the following:
- a CDS encoding FAD-dependent oxidoreductase — translation MPKYLIVGGVAGGATTAARLRRLDEQADIIMFERGKYISYANCGLPYYIGGVISERDRLFVQTPQSFNARLNVDVRTEQEVVSIDRKAKTVTVQRKDGSEYSEGYDKLVLSPGAEPLRPPIPGIQDEVIFTLRNVPDTDKIKDYIDKHDVRHAVIVGAGFIGLEMAENLHDKGIRVTIVEMAEQVMTPLDYEMAAAVHQHLKTKNVEFYLKDAVNSFVREKSGLQVRLKSGRSLPTDLVILSIGVRPDSKLAEDAGLELGHNKGIRINEYLQTSDPDIYALGDAIVFPNPITGEESHTYLAGPANKQGRMVADNIVNGNVRKYQGSISTAIAKVFDLTVGATGVSEKVLKKSNIPYVSSIIHASSHAGYYPDALPLTIKIVFNPENGKLLGGQIVGFDGVDKRTDMLAHILKHGETIYDMQEIEHAYAPPFSSAKDPVNMAGLVAENIVKGLVKIIHWDKIRDLNLKDINLIDVRTEEESALGTIEGSINIPVDEMRKRLSEISKDKKTIVFCGTGLRSYFAARILMQSGFKDVLNLSGGYITYEHATQKQSNEDIFSGEYIGKDDHIYQGKEHTQSNTEGKSVVVDASGLQCPGPIMRLKNEIDRLSDGDILKITASDPGFAKDVPAWCNMTENKLLSVNIEGKKIVAMVQKGGGQSFESGNNRGKNKTIIVFSDDLDRALASFVIANGAASTGKKVTMFFTFWGLNVIKKPGAPKRDKDTMGKIFGMMMPKGASSLGLSKINFAGMGPLMMRKRMKDKNVDSLEMMIMQAKRTGVQMIACQMSMDIMGVQASELIDGVTIGGVASYLEEAEKSNLNLFI, via the coding sequence ATGCCAAAATACCTTATCGTAGGTGGAGTTGCCGGTGGAGCCACAACTGCTGCCCGTCTTAGACGACTTGACGAACAAGCTGATATTATCATGTTCGAGCGTGGGAAATATATATCCTATGCTAATTGCGGACTTCCCTATTATATCGGTGGCGTAATATCTGAGCGGGATCGATTATTTGTACAAACCCCGCAAAGCTTTAACGCCAGACTCAATGTGGATGTACGTACCGAGCAAGAAGTAGTATCAATTGACCGTAAAGCCAAAACTGTAACAGTGCAACGCAAGGATGGTAGTGAATATAGCGAGGGTTACGACAAATTAGTGCTTTCCCCGGGAGCTGAACCATTGCGACCGCCAATTCCAGGAATCCAAGATGAAGTAATATTTACTCTGCGTAACGTTCCCGATACAGATAAGATCAAGGATTACATCGATAAGCACGATGTAAGACACGCTGTGATTGTTGGAGCCGGTTTCATTGGCTTGGAAATGGCAGAAAATCTACATGATAAGGGCATTAGGGTTACAATCGTTGAGATGGCAGAGCAGGTAATGACGCCACTGGATTATGAAATGGCAGCAGCCGTACATCAGCACCTTAAGACCAAGAATGTGGAATTCTACTTGAAAGACGCAGTTAATTCATTTGTGCGCGAAAAAAGTGGATTGCAGGTTCGACTGAAAAGTGGACGTAGCTTGCCCACGGATTTGGTTATTTTATCCATCGGAGTGCGTCCGGATAGCAAACTTGCCGAAGATGCCGGATTGGAACTGGGACATAACAAAGGCATCAGGATAAACGAATATTTGCAAACCAGTGATCCCGATATATACGCTTTGGGCGATGCCATCGTATTCCCCAATCCAATCACCGGTGAAGAAAGCCATACCTATCTTGCGGGACCCGCAAACAAACAAGGTCGTATGGTAGCCGATAACATTGTAAACGGCAATGTTCGTAAATATCAGGGTAGTATATCTACCGCTATCGCCAAGGTTTTTGATCTCACCGTAGGTGCAACCGGAGTAAGCGAAAAAGTATTAAAAAAATCCAACATTCCCTATGTATCCTCAATAATCCATGCAAGCAGCCACGCAGGCTACTATCCGGATGCTCTGCCCTTGACGATTAAGATAGTGTTTAATCCCGAAAACGGAAAACTACTCGGCGGACAGATTGTGGGCTTCGACGGAGTTGACAAGCGCACCGATATGCTGGCACACATTCTCAAACACGGCGAAACTATCTATGACATGCAAGAGATCGAACACGCCTATGCCCCACCTTTTTCCAGTGCCAAAGATCCCGTCAATATGGCAGGATTGGTAGCCGAAAACATCGTTAAAGGTTTAGTAAAAATAATACATTGGGATAAGATCAGGGATCTAAATCTAAAAGACATTAACCTCATCGATGTGCGTACAGAAGAAGAAAGCGCTCTGGGCACCATTGAAGGCAGCATCAACATCCCCGTGGACGAAATGCGCAAACGTCTATCCGAGATTTCTAAAGACAAGAAAACTATTGTTTTCTGTGGTACCGGATTGCGTTCCTATTTTGCCGCCAGGATCCTGATGCAAAGTGGATTTAAGGATGTTCTTAACCTTAGCGGTGGATACATCACATACGAACACGCGACTCAGAAACAGAGCAATGAAGATATCTTCAGCGGAGAATACATTGGCAAAGATGACCATATCTATCAGGGCAAAGAACATACACAGTCAAATACCGAAGGCAAATCTGTGGTAGTGGATGCAAGCGGCTTACAATGCCCGGGACCCATTATGCGCCTGAAAAATGAGATCGATCGCTTAAGTGATGGCGATATCCTCAAGATCACTGCCAGTGATCCGGGTTTTGCCAAAGATGTTCCTGCTTGGTGCAATATGACCGAGAATAAGCTTTTAAGCGTAAATATAGAGGGAAAAAAGATCGTGGCAATGGTGCAAAAAGGCGGAGGACAGTCCTTCGAAAGTGGAAACAACAGAGGTAAAAACAAGACTATCATTGTGTTCAGTGATGATCTGGACCGCGCTCTAGCATCATTTGTAATTGCCAACGGAGCAGCCTCTACAGGCAAAAAAGTTACAATGTTCTTCACTTTCTGGGGATTGAATGTAATCAAAAAACCCGGAGCACCTAAAAGAGATAAAGACACCATGGGCAAGATCTTTGGCATGATGATGCCCAAAGGCGCAAGCAGTCTGGGTTTATCAAAAATCAATTTTGCCGGCATGGGTCCCTTGATGATGCGCAAGCGCATGAAAGATAAGAATGTAGACAGCCTGGAGATGATGATTATGCAGGCAAAACGCACCGGAGTACAGATGATCGCTTGCCAGATGAGTATGGACATCATGGGTGTT